The following are from one region of the Staphylococcus argenteus genome:
- a CDS encoding glycerate kinase — MQLRKIVIAPDSFKESMTAQQIGNIIKQAFTNIYGNTIHYDIIPMADGGEGTTDALMHATGATKHTVIVNDPLMRPIEACYARADEQQIAIIEMAAASGLNLLEKEERNPLYTSSYGTGELIKDALNHGAKTIILGIGGSAINDGGTGMLSALGVQFTDVNGELLRMNGKNLAHIAQIDTTNLDSRLKEVTFKVACDVTNPLLGEHGATYIYGPQKGADTKMIPKLDFAMSHYHDKIKLCTGKSVNQVPGSGAAGGMGAALLAFFDTTLTKGIDIVFDITNFHQRIKDADLIITGEGRMDYQTIFGKTPVGVALAAKQHHIPVIAICGSLGENYQSVYDYGIDSVFSIISSPSSLGNILQNSEQNLLNTATDIARILKLR, encoded by the coding sequence ATGCAATTACGAAAAATTGTCATCGCTCCTGACTCATTTAAGGAAAGTATGACCGCACAGCAAATTGGCAATATTATAAAACAGGCATTTACTAACATTTATGGAAACACCATTCACTATGATATCATTCCGATGGCAGATGGAGGTGAAGGTACTACAGATGCTTTAATGCATGCAACTGGCGCCACTAAACATACTGTGATCGTTAATGATCCATTAATGCGACCTATTGAAGCATGTTATGCACGTGCTGATGAACAACAAATTGCAATTATTGAAATGGCGGCAGCATCAGGTTTGAATTTATTAGAAAAAGAGGAACGTAATCCTTTATATACATCATCATATGGTACTGGCGAATTAATTAAAGATGCATTAAATCATGGTGCTAAGACGATTATTTTAGGAATTGGTGGCAGTGCGATAAATGACGGTGGCACAGGCATGCTAAGTGCATTGGGCGTGCAGTTTACTGATGTAAACGGGGAATTATTACGGATGAATGGTAAAAACCTTGCTCATATTGCACAAATTGATACAACCAATTTGGACTCAAGACTAAAAGAAGTAACATTTAAAGTAGCATGTGATGTTACTAACCCATTACTAGGTGAACACGGCGCTACCTATATTTATGGCCCTCAAAAAGGCGCGGATACGAAGATGATACCAAAGTTGGATTTCGCAATGTCGCATTATCATGATAAGATAAAATTATGTACAGGAAAATCTGTTAATCAAGTACCAGGTTCTGGTGCAGCTGGAGGTATGGGTGCTGCATTATTAGCTTTCTTCGACACAACATTAACAAAAGGAATTGATATCGTCTTTGACATTACAAATTTTCATCAAAGAATTAAAGATGCAGATCTCATTATTACCGGAGAAGGTCGAATGGATTATCAAACTATTTTTGGTAAGACACCCGTAGGCGTTGCATTAGCTGCTAAACAACATCATATTCCTGTCATCGCAATTTGTGGCAGTCTAGGTGAAAATTATCAAAGTGTTTATGATTACGGTATTGATAGTGTTTTTTCTATTATTTCTTCCCCTAGCTCATTAGGAAACATCTTGCAAAATAGTGAACAAAATTTGTTAAATACTGCAACTGACATTGCCCGTATTTTAAAATTGCGATAA
- a CDS encoding membrane protein — translation MKRTDKYRDSYQYDNQNQQHRRQSEDASYRQQNAKNNPEEHPERYYNGRDYRREQMLEEENEKSRRSKKWLYVIIAILLIVVAIFVTRALFNNDSDKVSNDPKVSQNYKKQVENQDGQINKDVDNAKDNIKNNQNTDGLIKSLQNQIDSLKQQEQNKADSKLTQYYQEQINKLKEANNALKNNENQGKIESMLNDINTKFDSIKSKLDSLFKDDNSGGN, via the coding sequence ATGAAAAGAACTGATAAATATCGTGATTCTTATCAATATGACAACCAAAATCAACAACATCGCCGTCAATCTGAAGACGCATCGTATAGACAACAAAATGCTAAAAACAATCCCGAGGAACATCCTGAGCGTTATTATAACGGTAGAGATTATCGTAGAGAACAAATGCTCGAAGAAGAAAATGAAAAATCTCGTCGCTCAAAAAAATGGTTATACGTTATTATTGCCATTCTATTAATTGTAGTCGCTATTTTTGTTACACGCGCTTTATTTAACAATGATAGCGATAAAGTTAGCAATGATCCTAAAGTTTCTCAAAATTATAAAAAGCAAGTTGAAAATCAAGATGGTCAGATCAACAAAGATGTAGATAATGCTAAAGACAACATTAAAAACAACCAAAATACTGACGGTCTTATCAAAAGTTTACAAAACCAAATCGACAGTTTAAAGCAACAAGAGCAAAACAAAGCAGACTCTAAACTGACACAATATTATCAAGAGCAAATCAACAAATTAAAAGAAGCAAACAATGCCCTCAAAAACAATGAAAATCAAGGCAAAATCGAAAGCATGTTAAATGACATTAATACAAAATTCGATAGTATTAAATCAAAATTAGACAGCTTATTTAAAGACGACAATAGTGGCGGTAATTAA